Within Amycolatopsis sp. cg5, the genomic segment CGGCGAGAACGTCTCCGCCAGCTGCCGCGCCGCCGCCTCGTCACTGCGACGAGGCGATGTGTTCTGCGTCACTCGGTGTCCCTTCCGACCGCCCACCAGGCCGGTCGATCTTGGTACACCCCCGACCTACACAGTTGGCGTGACACGCCCTGTTCAGGGCGTCAGCAGCGGCTTGGTTCTGCTGCTCGGTCTGCAGTGTGGCCATCTTGCTCGAGGCGCGGCTACCGGCAAATACATCTACCCACGCCTTCACCGCCATTGACCACCAACACGATCTCCTGCACGGCATAGGCCCACTACGAACCAGCCTTCAACGTCGCGATCGCCATTTCAGCCGCCTTCTGCACTATCGGACACGGATTCTTCTCGTGCGGCGACGTGCCACCGAATATCGAACTGACGACCATCGCCACGTCTTTGCTGACCCCCACGCTCAATGTGCAGGTACCCCCAGCTCGGCCATCGGGTCTGTCAAACGAACGGTGTAACTCGGGTTGAAGGGGTTTACTTGCGTCCGGCGGCCAGGCGGCCGTCGAAGGCGATCTCGAAGGCGTTCAGCGCGGGTTTCCACCGCATCGTCCAGCGTTTGCGACCGGTGCCGGTCGGGTCGAGGCTCATGATGGCCATGTAGACGCATTTGAGTGCGGCCTGCTCGTTCGGGAAGTGTCCGCGGGCCTTCACCGCGCGGCGAATGCGGGCGTTGACGCTCTCGATGGCGTTGGTCGAGCAGATCACCCGCCGGATCTCCGGGTCGAACGCCAGGAACGGCACGAACTCGGCCCAGGCGTTGTCCCACAACCGTACGATCGCCGGATAGCGAGCGCCCCAGGCATCGGCGAACTCGCCGAAGCGCTCCCGGGCGGCGGCCTCGGTCGGGGCGGTGTAGACCGGTTTGAGCGCTTTGGCGATCGCGTCCCAGTGCTGGCGGCCGGCGTAGCGGAAACTGTTACGCAGCAGGTGAACCACGCAGGTCTGGGTGATCGTTTGCGGCCAGACCGTGGTGATCGCGTCCGGCAGTCCGGTCAGCCCGTCGCAGACGACCATGAGCACATCGGCCACGCCCCGGTTCTTGAGCTCGGTGAGCACATGCAGCCAGTACTTCGCGCCCTCACCACCGTCACCGGCCCAGAGCCCGAGAATGTCACGCCGTCCTTCGCAGGTCACCGCGAGCGCGACATAGATCGGCCGGTTACTGACCTGCCCGTCGCGGATCTTGACGTGGATCGCGTCGATGAAGATCACCGGGTAAACCGGGTCCAACGGCCGGTTCTGCCACTCGACCATGCCCTCGATGACCTTGTCGGTGATCGTGGAAATCGTCTGCCGCGACACCTCAGCGCCATAGACCTCGGCCAGATGCGCGGAAATCTCCCCGGTCGTGAGGCCCTTCGCGGCCAGCGAGATCACCATCTCATCCACACCGCCCAGGCGTTTCTGTCGCTTGGCCACGATCTTCGGCTCGAAGCTCGCGTCCCGATCCCGCGGCACGTCGATCTCGACCGGGCCCACGTCGGTGAGCACGGTCTTGGACCGGGTGCCGTTACGCGAGTTGCCGGTCCCACGACCGGCGGGGTCGTGTTTGTCATAACCGAGGTGATCGGTGATCTCGCCCTCGAGCGCGGACTCCAGCAGCCGCTTGGTCAGCTGCTGCAACACCCCACCCTCACCGGTCAGCTTCAGCCCACTGGCCTTAGCGCTGTTCAGCAGCTGCGCGACGAGCTGCTCATCCAGGCCACCCAAGCCTGCCTCGGGCTTCGAGTCCTCAGCGTTCTCCACGCCGGACATCATGTCGGTCATCAGGTGCACTTCCATGATCGGGAGTTACACCGAACGTTTTACAGTCCCCGGCCATCTTGGATGTCGGCAAAAACTGCGGGGTATCCGGCGACGCTCGGGACTGGCTCGAAATAGCCAGGATCGTCAGACCTGTGGTTTCGATACAAGGTCTCCAGTCCACCGGTCCGGTTGAGGCTGAAGTTGATGTCGTTGTGGTTCTCGTCCACCCAGGAACAGATCGCGCCGCCGGGAGCTTCAGCGTCCAGTTTGGTAGTCGTCAGGTTGGCGAGTTCGCGAGCCTGCTCTTTAGTGAGAACATCGCAGGGGTTCTGTTCGAACTTGGTGGTGTCGAGCGGATTGGCCACCGGCGGTACCGACAGACCGCTACTTGTGGACGGACTAGCCGTAGGGGGTGTGGTCTGCGCGTTGCCTGGGATTGTTCCAGAGCAACCCGCGAGCAGCAGCCCTGCGGTTATGACGACACCGAGTGTCGCTGTGCGCATCAACGGTCCCACCTGTGCTTGTTGTTCAGTGTGTCTGCGGCAGCCTGAGTCTGCCGCTCGGTGGACTCGATCGCCTTTTGTAACACCTCAGCGTAGCCCTGAGCATAGGACCGTTAGGCGTTCACGCTCTTCAGGTAGACGTCGGCGTGTGCCCTGGCAGCCTTGATCTGCATGGCGCTCGCCTCGTCCTCGACTACCCGCTGGCCCTGACATCATCTTGGGCGAGGCTGCTGTCCTTACCTGCCGCAGTCCGCGCTCTGTGATCAGTAGCGATTGTTGTCGGTCCAGTCGACCTGATCGAAATCCTCGTCGTCGACCGCTGGGCGCGGCCGCCGAGACCTCGGTGCGGGTTGCGCGCCCGGATCAGGCTGGGCTTGCGGCGCGGCGGCCGGTTGCTCAGCTGTGCTGTCGGATTGCTTGGGTGCGATGGCTTTGGGCCCAGGTGCGCCTCCTGGCCAGACGCACGGAGATGACGCGATCAGGAATAGGTTTCCTTGCGGACTGGCCTGAAAGGTCATGCGAAAGCCGTCGGTGTTGTTCTCTACCCACAAGAACTCGTTGGGCGGGGTGTTGTCGAGTATGCGGAAGTTGTGGTTCTGCCACCAGGTTCGCAGTGCCTCGAAGTAGGACGGGATCTTGTCTTTCGGCAGCCCGAGCACTTTGTAGGTGCGGTTGGCGACGACCCGCTCCTGCGAGCCTCCGTCGGCCGGGTCGAGGCATGAGCCACGTTCTTCCGACGAAGATAATTCGTAGGTCGCTTCCGGTGGAAGTGCCTGGCGGACCTGGGTGAGCCAGTCGTCCACTTTCTGGTTCGCCTGCTCGATGGTGATCGTCGTCTTCATGTCGTTTCCTCCTGAGCCGCACCCGGTGATCACACTGGCGGCCGCGATCGCCGTCAACAGCTTGGCTGTGGCCTTCATGGTGCCTTCCATCGCTAGAACGTGGGCTGGCCGGCGATGACGCGGCCCATGTTGGCGAGTGCCTTGTTGTCCTTGTCCCAGTACATCGAATGGGCATCCGAGTTGTAGCCGAACTGGTAAATCGGCCCTTCGGTCGACTTGCCCGGATCGGTTGAACCGGAGGAGAAAACGTTGGCATCGCTGAAGTTCTGCGGCTCAATCCCATGTACAGGTGCCAATTGGATCGGGTCATGCGCGTCCACTGTCGAGTGGACGCGCTCGGCGGGCAAGCCGAGTTCACTCGCGTGATTGACCCCGACGCCCGGACTGGCGACGAACACGATGTCGTCGACCGCCAGGTGCTCGTCGCGAGCGGCGTGCCCGATCACAGTGGTGCCGTAGCTGTGCCCGACCATGGTGTTGTGCGACGGGTCGCCATGGTGGGTGACGCGCAGGCCATCCTGGAACCGGTCCAGGTCCTTCTTGGCGTTGTCGGCGTAGTCGGAACTCATCGCGTTGGGCACCACGTCGTCAGGTGCGTCGTAACCGACCCAAGAGATCACCGCGGTCGACGGCGAATCTGCTCGCATGGCCTCGTCGACCATCCGATCGGAGCGTTCCATCTCGCTGCTGATCTTTGCCAGCTCCGCGCCGGTGCCCGGCACGTACGTGGCGACGTTCCTGGCGGCGTCGGGGTTTCCGGAGGACACGATCGCCTTCCCGTCGCCTTGGACGTCCAAGCCGATGAGGAACGCTTGCTGCTGACCAAGGCCCGGGTGGTTCAGCCGGTTCTCGATGTTGTGCAAGCCGTTGAGTTTTCCGGCGATCTCGTCCAGCTTTTCCTTGCCCGGCCAGTCGGTCTGATGAGGCGATCTCGGGTCGTTCGGGTTCGCGCGGGACAGTTCGGTCGCTTCACGCTCGAGCTTGCTGATCTCGCGCTGGAGCACCGCCCGGTTAGCCGAGTCCCGATCCGCTACTGGGATGCCATCGAGATTGCGGACCAGGTCAGGGGCGTCACGCAGGATGGTCGCTTTCGCGGTGTCGGACAGGCTGTCCCACCAGGCCTTATTGTCACCCGGCGTGCCACCGCCGGGCGGTCCGATGATGGACAGCCCGCTCTGGCGGGTGCCGGCGTCCGCGGCCTGGGCGAGTGTGTTCGCGTTCTGCTCGGTGATCTCCCCGCGCATCGCCCTGGTCAGGATCGCCGCGAAGTCCGCGTCGACGTCGGTTGCGCGCCGCAGGATCTGCTCGACTCGATCCAGCAGTTCGACACGGACACGCTGACGCTGAGCGACGACCTCCGGGGACGGAGGCGGGCCGTCCGTCGGTGGTGCGACGACGGCGCCGTCGTCGCCGATGTGCCAGCAGTTGCGCCGGGCGAGTTCGTCGGTCTCGGCGACCACGGTCGTGAGGCGTTCGACCGCGAGCTGCACTTCGTGTGCGCCTCGGCGGACCGCGGACGCCTCGGCGACCCGCTGCTCCAAGCCAGAAATCAGCGAATTGCCGCGGGTGGACGCGGCCGCAGCGGCGTCGCCGGACCAGCCGGGGAACTTCGCCGCTGACTCCACGTCGTCGTTGAGCGCGATCAGCTGCGTGCAGCGCTGGTTGAGTGCGTCGGCCACGCCACCGATCGCCACTGGGTTCCATCTCCGTACATCTGCCCAGGTCAGCATCAGATCGGCCTCGGCCCGCTGCGCACGGCGGCCACGTGCAGATCAGCGGCCGCTTCTTGCTCATTCGCCCGGTACCGGCTCGCAGCAGCCGACAGCTGGCCGGAGTACTCCTGCATGTTCTTCACCCATACGGGAAGCTCACGAGACCACATCTCGCCAAGCAACCGTGCCGCCTCGATCGCGGTTCCACCTGCGAGACCTGCGGAAACGCCAGCCAAAGTGCCGCCCAGATCAACCGGCCGGACACCGTCGGTTGCCCGGTTTGCCGCCTTCGATGCGGCCTCGATCGCGTCGATGACGACCTTGTACCCCTCCATCGCACCCCTCCCCGAGCGTGATCATCTGATGACACTATGACGCAAACGCGGCTCGCGGCGATCCACCATCCACAAAGTCGAGTGAAACTACTCAAACGCCCCGCCCGCGCTATTGGGTCGCGGGACACGGTCACGATGCGTCATCGCGGCAGCCGACACCAGGGTGTCGACTGCCCTCGATCAGCGCACCCGCACGGCTGCTGCCAGCGACGTAACCCGCTCCGATCTCAGTACCGGTTCCGACATCGGGGACCGCCTGCGCGAGACCCTAATCACCGATAGATCAGCACGTGAGGGCATGAAACCCGACGATGCCGAACCGGTTCAGGCCGCCCGCGCTATGCCTCCGGGGTGGCCTATCTCGCCGCCCAAGGAGTGGACATCCGCCCCGCACACGCGAGGATGAACCGAACCAGTATCCTCGACGTATCGGGGCGCTAGCTCAATTGGCAGAGCTGCAGACTTTTAATCTGTAGGTTGTGGGTTCGAGCCCCACGCGCCCCACAGTTTTCGCAGGTCAGCGCGCTGACCTGCGATCGCCCCATGGTCATCTCCCCGCTTTATCCCCACTTTTGGGGTCGGACGGGTTATCCAGCAGGTCTTCCACAGCGTCCGCCGTCACAGTCTCTGTCCTGGAACAGCACGTCCCGCAGAGCGAACCAGTCGTAGTCGAACCGCGAAGGTGGCAGCCCGGTCTCCAGTTTGCGCGAGTTCGAGTTCGTCGTGGTGGTGGCGTTCGGCGTCCTGGATGTCGAGGTCGGGCACAACCTCCTCGGCGGCGCAAGCCAGCGTGGGCCATCGCTCCTCGCGCAGGTCGGCGGCGAGGGTCATCCAAGGCTCACACGTAGCGACGCAGGAACCAGAGGCCCTGCCCCGACCACACACGCCGGGACCACACCCAACGGTCCCCGCGCCCCACCAGAGCGGGCCCCTCTGTCGCAGGCGAAGCCGTAGACCTCGACGGCGAGCACACCCAGCGCCCGCTCGAGCGCCGCAGCGGAGCGCGGGGCAACCACGACCGGCAGGCTGGTTTGGTTCACGAAATGCGACCACGTTTCTCCGTGACAACCGCCTGGCGGACGCCAGAAACTTGGGCTCGTCCTCGAGGGAGTCGAACTCCGTCGAGCGCAGGATGTCGCGCTTGCGGAGCAGCTCAACTGGGGCGTGCTTGCTGATCAGTGCCCGCTTGCGGACATCGTTGAGCTTGGCCTGCGTGCGCAGGTCCTTCGCCTGCTCGGCGAGCAGGTACTGGTCCTGCAGGTTCAGCCACATCTCGGCGGTCTGGTCGAGAGCGGCACCGATCTGTGCGGCCGACTCGCGGGTGATCTCTTTCTTGCCGTTGATGATCTCGGAGATGAACCGGGTCGGTCGTCCAAGGATGGCGGCGAAGTCTGCCTGGGACCAGCCGCGGGCCTCAAGCTCGTCAGCCAGCCATTTGCCTAGCGGCTCGGGGTTGATCGGCGGCGGCTCGGTGGGAACGCTTCTCATTACAGGTTGTCCGTCCCGAGAGGCAGGAGATCCAACACCACGGCGACGTGGCCGCCGGAGCTCTTGAAGGTCAGTCCGATTACGCGGCCCGAGCTCAGCGTCGCGCGCGCCTTAGCGGGGTCGTTGAAATGGGGCTCGATCCGTAGCAGTCGCATGTTCCGCAGATCGGTGTCGATCTTCGCGGCATGAGCGCCTTGAACGAGACGTCTGTACTCCTTGACCTCGGTGTGGGTCCAATCCTCCGGCTGGAATCCGGCGTCCTTGACGAGACGGCTCAAGGTCTCGTCAAGGTACTCCCGGTCCACGTTTCTATTCTCCATCACCCATGAGCTGATGACACGATCGCGAAGCGCGACGCTACCCGCAGGCTCAGCACTCACCGTCCGGTTGACACCCGACACTCCGTTGGCGATCCCATTCACTAGTCCCCGGCCTGCCTGGCAGATCTCCGGACGCTGCAAGCGCGAGCTGAAGCCTCTATGGGCGACGCCGGAGCGGCTGCCCGCAGTGTGCACCTGTCTGAGCAATCTTTTGAACGCATCACACCCGAAGACGAGCCTGAGTGGGCGCGCTTCATCGACGTGGCCTACCTCAACGGCGAGTACGCCCACGCCTTCCGCGACCTGGAGCGACCGCGGGAAGCGGCCGCCTTCGCCAAGCTGTCTGCTAACGATGCCACCCGACAGAACCGAGCTCGACGCGCTTCTCTCGCCGAGGCAACGATGGCCAGGGCCGCACTGTCCGATCACGACCTGGCCGCCGCAACCGCAGCCGGAATGAAAGCTGTCAAGCTGGCGGCGACCGTCAAAGTCCAGCCGTTCGACCGGTGCGCTGAAGGACTTGCGGACTCGCTTGGAGCCGCACCGCAACTCGCCGTACGTGCAGGACTTCTTCCTGCGCCCTGACGTGCTGATGCCAGTACTGGCGTAGATGGGCCCGCTACCGGGTGTAACGCGATTTAGCGTTTCGCCGACTTACCGTGCCAGAGGCCGGTCCACGGTGAGGAAATCCAACATGCCGAAACACGTCAATGCGGCGGTGCTCCACCCCCTCAAGGAGGCGTTGCGGCTCACGTACTGGTACAAGAACGATCTCCGCGCCTTCTTGAACGCTACTCTGGGTGATCGCTCCCTTGTGGCGGAGCTGGACTGGACGGCATACAAGCATCAGATCGTTACCCAGCTCATCGATAAGCTTGCGGCTAATCAACACAAGTATTTTGACGTGCTCCTGAACCTCCTGCTTACGGTTGCAGAGGTTGAAGATCCAAGTCACCTCAAGCGACTCACTGATGGCCAGAAGAAATATGACGAGGCGGTCAACTCGTTAACGTCCTTACGTAAGCAGGTCGAACCGTATCGTAAGCTCAGAAGCGAGAAAGAAGACGCCGCGCGCCGTCTCGAAGCCGAGCTGGCCCGAAATGAGAATGCTCGCGCCATGAGCGAGAAGCTCGCGGAGCTTAAACAGCTGTTCTTCACGATCATGAGTCAAGATCCTCAGACACGAGGTTACTCACTTGAGAAGCTTCTGAACGACCTATTTGCACTGTACGACATTGATGCGAAAGGCTCATTTCGAATTCATGGCGAGCAGATCGACGGAGCTTTTACGTTCCAGGGTGTTGAATACTTGCTCGAGGCCAAGTGGCAAAAAGAGCTGACACCGCTCGCGGATTTGGATACGTTCTCAAGCAAGGCAAATCGCAAGCTAGACAACACGCTCGGTCTTTTCCTGTCGATGAGCGGCTTTCAACCAAACGCCTTGACGCTGATTGGCCATAGTCGGCGGCCTACTCTGCTTCTGATGGATGGTTCCGACCTTACGATGACGCTCGAGGAGAGAATTCTGTTTCCGGACCTTCTTATGCGCAAGCGTCAGCATGCCGCGCAAACCGGTGACATTTTCCTGAAGGCGACCAGTTTGCTCACCTAGACCCTGGATATAACTCGATCTTGCGACACTTTGAACACGGTAGAGTTCAGGACAGCCAGATGCGCGTGACATTGCCCATCGCTTGTGATGAAATGCGCCATGGCAGTTACTGGCGACAACCCCATTCGCGACACTCCGCAGGACGCGCTTGGCCGCGCCCCACTTGCAAAGCATCTAGCCGACGAGTTGCGGCAGGTCGACGCAACGGAAGGCAGTGTTGTTGCCGTTATGGGCCCGTGGGGTTACGGCAAGACGTCGCTCATTAACTTGATACGACGACACTTAGAGACCGAACCGCCATTAACTGTTCTCGACTTCAACCCGTGGATGTTTTCCGGCACGGAACAGTTGGTGGATTCATTTTTCACCGAGCTCGCCGCGCAACTCGATATAAAAGAGGGCAAGTTTAGTAAGATTGCAACCGAGCTTAGCGCGTACGGCGAACTCTTAAGTCCGCTGGGTGCAATTCCAGTGCTTGGTTCGTGGATTACACGGCTTGGCGCCAGCACTAAAGCGCTCAAGCAGTTTCATGAACGAAAGAAAGAAAGCGTAACCCAAAAGCGCGCCAAACTGGCCGGAATCCTGGCAAATCTAGAGCAGCCTCTAATCGTAGTCATTGATGACATAGATCGCCTCGACACCAATGAGATCCGCCATATCTTCAAGCTTGTGCGCCTAACCGCCAGCTTTCCCAATGTCGTGTATCTCTTGGCTTTCGATCGCGAGCGAGTCGAGCAGGCGCTCAGCGAAACGGGCCTTTCAGGTCGCAACTACCTAGAGAAGATCGTGCAAGTATCGGTTGATATTCCAGCCATCCCCGTTACGTTGCTCCGGGCCGAACTGGGAAGGACACTTGACTCCATTATCAATGGCATCCACCTTTCGGAGCCGCGATTTGATGAGCAGAGATGGTTAGACGTATTTGCAGAGATCATCGACCCCTTGCTGCGCAATATGCGCGACGTCCGCCGCTTTGCGGCCTCACTTCAGGGTACCCTCCGCAGTCTGCGAGGTGAAGTAGAAATCGTAGACGTCTTGGCAATGGAAGCCGTTCGGGTGTTCGTTCCGGACCTCTATAGGGCGGCGATCGAAAATAAGGTAGCACTGACTGAACCTAGTTCCAGCTTCATCGGTAGGCGCGAAGACTCCGAGCATAAGGATGCAATCGACAACCTAATCGCCACCTCAGCGGAGCATTCAGCAGTAGCTAAAGCATTGGTCCACCGCGTCTTTCCAGCTGCCGACCGCCACATTGACAACGGGATGCATTACGATGCGTCATGGCAGAGGATGTGGATCAGA encodes:
- a CDS encoding alpha/beta hydrolase → MADALNQRCTQLIALNDDVESAAKFPGWSGDAAAAASTRGNSLISGLEQRVAEASAVRRGAHEVQLAVERLTTVVAETDELARRNCWHIGDDGAVVAPPTDGPPPSPEVVAQRQRVRVELLDRVEQILRRATDVDADFAAILTRAMRGEITEQNANTLAQAADAGTRQSGLSIIGPPGGGTPGDNKAWWDSLSDTAKATILRDAPDLVRNLDGIPVADRDSANRAVLQREISKLEREATELSRANPNDPRSPHQTDWPGKEKLDEIAGKLNGLHNIENRLNHPGLGQQQAFLIGLDVQGDGKAIVSSGNPDAARNVATYVPGTGAELAKISSEMERSDRMVDEAMRADSPSTAVISWVGYDAPDDVVPNAMSSDYADNAKKDLDRFQDGLRVTHHGDPSHNTMVGHSYGTTVIGHAARDEHLAVDDIVFVASPGVGVNHASELGLPAERVHSTVDAHDPIQLAPVHGIEPQNFSDANVFSSGSTDPGKSTEGPIYQFGYNSDAHSMYWDKDNKALANMGRVIAGQPTF
- a CDS encoding transcriptional regulator, producing MRSVPTEPPPINPEPLGKWLADELEARGWSQADFAAILGRPTRFISEIINGKKEITRESAAQIGAALDQTAEMWLNLQDQYLLAEQAKDLRTQAKLNDVRKRALISKHAPVELLRKRDILRSTEFDSLEDEPKFLASARRLSRRNVVAFREPNQPAGRGCPALRCGARAGAGCARRRGLRLRLRQRGPLWWGAGTVGCGPGVCGRGRASGSCVATCEPWMTLAADLREERWPTLACAAEEVVPDLDIQDAERHHHDELELAQTGDRAATFAVRLRLVRSAGRAVPGQRL
- a CDS encoding P-loop NTPase fold protein → MAVTGDNPIRDTPQDALGRAPLAKHLADELRQVDATEGSVVAVMGPWGYGKTSLINLIRRHLETEPPLTVLDFNPWMFSGTEQLVDSFFTELAAQLDIKEGKFSKIATELSAYGELLSPLGAIPVLGSWITRLGASTKALKQFHERKKESVTQKRAKLAGILANLEQPLIVVIDDIDRLDTNEIRHIFKLVRLTASFPNVVYLLAFDRERVEQALSETGLSGRNYLEKIVQVSVDIPAIPVTLLRAELGRTLDSIINGIHLSEPRFDEQRWLDVFAEIIDPLLRNMRDVRRFAASLQGTLRSLRGEVEIVDVLAMEAVRVFVPDLYRAAIENKVALTEPSSSFIGRREDSEHKDAIDNLIATSAEHSAVAKALVHRVFPAADRHIDNGMHYDASWQRMWIREHRLAHPALLSFYFERLTNKDLDSFNHATNALSVMNNAEAFEEFFKLLDPHEREDVIVALENFEGEYPVEAVVPGSIGLLNTLPSLPERERGMLSMGDGRLHVTRVVLRLFRRLDDEAKVEAASREVLPQISTLSSKLEFVHMIGHVEGTGHRLVSEVAARELESMLSAEIQRADGAQLKTEPNLLGLMIWMRNHTEEESTFMTNLFGDPEFNCALLLQSVCQVRSQSVGSRVIQREARLYWETLETIYGDQETLRDGVQSVRHHIDSVDQEVADATELAMKYLTGWRPERF
- a CDS encoding IS256 family transposase, producing the protein MSGVENAEDSKPEAGLGGLDEQLVAQLLNSAKASGLKLTGEGGVLQQLTKRLLESALEGEITDHLGYDKHDPAGRGTGNSRNGTRSKTVLTDVGPVEIDVPRDRDASFEPKIVAKRQKRLGGVDEMVISLAAKGLTTGEISAHLAEVYGAEVSRQTISTITDKVIEGMVEWQNRPLDPVYPVIFIDAIHVKIRDGQVSNRPIYVALAVTCEGRRDILGLWAGDGGEGAKYWLHVLTELKNRGVADVLMVVCDGLTGLPDAITTVWPQTITQTCVVHLLRNSFRYAGRQHWDAIAKALKPVYTAPTEAAARERFGEFADAWGARYPAIVRLWDNAWAEFVPFLAFDPEIRRVICSTNAIESVNARIRRAVKARGHFPNEQAALKCVYMAIMSLDPTGTGRKRWTMRWKPALNAFEIAFDGRLAAGRK
- a CDS encoding DUF3558 domain-containing protein, giving the protein MRTATLGVVITAGLLLAGCSGTIPGNAQTTPPTASPSTSSGLSVPPVANPLDTTKFEQNPCDVLTKEQARELANLTTTKLDAEAPGGAICSWVDENHNDINFSLNRTGGLETLYRNHRSDDPGYFEPVPSVAGYPAVFADIQDGRGL